The Candidatus Melainabacteria bacterium RIFOXYA2_FULL_32_9 DNA window CTTAATATTATTTTGACACATGTACAGATTCTTTTCTTGGAGAAGTAAGGTAAAAATAAAGAAAAAGTACAGCAATATTATTCTACAGCATTATAAATAAAATAATTACTTTAAGGGGCGTGCTTTTTAAACCATCTATTTTTTATTGTATCCTAATTATTTTTATGGACTACTGTATTAGCTCTTTTTATTTAATCTTTTGACTGTTTTACAATCATAGAAGCAATATTGGCGGCTCCAAATCCGTTGTCGATATTAACCACGCTTACGCAGGAAGCGCAGCTGTTTAACATACTTAGTAGCGTTGTTATTCCTTCAAAATTGGCCCCATATCCAATGCTTGTTGGTACTGCAATTACAGGACATCCTGATATTCCACCAACAAAACTAGCTAAAGCTCCTTCCATTCCAGCGATGACAATTATTGCTGAAGCATTTTGTATTTTATCTATTTCGTTAAAAATCCTATGGACTCCTGCAACTCCGCAATCAAAAATGGTTTCTGTTTTAATTCCTGCTGCTTTTAGAGTTATTACTGCTTCTTCAGCAACGGGTAAGTCTGCTGTTCCTGCTGAAATAACAAGAGCATAGTTATTGGTAGTTTTTTCAGGAAACTCTCCATAACTTATTATTCTAGCTTTTTTATGGTAAATACTACCTGCTAAGTTCGATAAAACATAATCAGCGACACTCTTGTCTGCTCTTGTTGCTATAACCAGACGATTTTTTTTCTTTAATTCAGCAATTATAGCGACTATCTCATTATTTTCTTTTCCCGGACAGTATATAACCTCTGGGAAACCCTGCCTCAATGTTCTATGATGGTCAATTTTAGCAAAATCAATATCTTTATATGGTAAAACTTTTAATTCTGCTATAACTTCATCGAGGTTCTTAAGACCATTTTTATATTCTTCTAATAAATCTCTTAAATATTGCATAAATTATCTCTATTGTTCTATAGATTCGTTTAAACTGCCTGTTCTGTAACCTTTCAAGTCAAGGCATACATAATTATACCCTAATTTTTGAAGTTTTAAATTAATTTCTTTTCTATGTTTAGAAATAAATTGTTCAATATCATCCTGATTTAGCTCTATTCTAGCAATTTTATCGTGATGTCTGACTCTAAAACCACTATATCCTAAATCTTTTAAGTAAGATTCAGCTTGTTCTATCATACAGAGTTTTTTTTCTGTAATGGCTGTTTCATACGGAATTCTTGATGCAAGGCATGCAAGAGCAGGCTTGTTCCAGTTGGATAATCCCAGATCTTTTGCT harbors:
- a CDS encoding 1-(5-phosphoribosyl)-5-amino-4-imidazole-carboxylate carboxylase translates to MQYLRDLLEEYKNGLKNLDEVIAELKVLPYKDIDFAKIDHHRTLRQGFPEVIYCPGKENNEIVAIIAELKKKNRLVIATRADKSVADYVLSNLAGSIYHKKARIISYGEFPEKTTNNYALVISAGTADLPVAEEAVITLKAAGIKTETIFDCGVAGVHRIFNEIDKIQNASAIIVIAGMEGALASFVGGISGCPVIAVPTSIGYGANFEGITTLLSMLNSCASCVSVVNIDNGFGAANIASMIVKQSKD